Sequence from the Seonamhaeicola sp. ML3 genome:
ATTCTTTTATTTTTGACTTAGGAGGTGTTCTAATTGATTGGAATCCGGAGTACGTTTTCTTGAAAGAATTTAATGGCGACCGTAAAAAAATGCAATGGTTTCTTGATAATATCTGTACTATGGCATGGAATGAGAACCAGGACGCTGGCTACCCAATAGCCAAAGCAACCGAAGACCTCGTGTTAAAATTTCCGGAGTACGAAACTCTGATACGCATGTACTATGGCAGGTGGGTAGAAATGTTAGGTGGCCCAATTTCGGGTACAGTTAATGTCTTAAAAAAACTTGTAAGCTCAAAAAAATTTAAAGTCGTAGCTTTAACAAACTGGAGTACGGAGACCTTCCCTATTGCACGAGAAAAATTCGAGTTTTTAAAGTGGTTCAAGGGTATAGTTGTGTCTGGAGAAGAAAAGACAAGGAAACCTTTTGAAGACATTTTCAACATAACCCTTAGCAGATATAACATAACAGCAGAAAACGCTATTTTTATAGATGATAACCTTAGGAATGTAGAAGCTGCAAACCAATTAGGCTTAAATGGTATTCAGTTTATAAATCCTGATAAATTGATAGACGATTTAAAACAATACAATATTACTATTAATGATTAAAATTTACCATAATAACAGATGTAGTAAATCCCGAATGGGTCTAGGTCTTTTGGAAGAATCCGGGAAAGACTTCGAAATTATCAAGTACTTAGAAAACATACCTTCTAAAAAGGAACTTACTGAAATAATTGAGCTTTTGGGTATTTCACCAATAGAACTTGTTAGAAAAAATGAAGCTGTTTGGAAACAACACTATAAGGGCAAAGATTTAAGCGATGATGAAATAATAACAGCTATGATTGAAAACCCTAAACTAATAGAGCGCCCAATTGTTATTAATGAAGGGAAAGCTGTAATAGGGAGACCTACAGAAAAAATTCTAGAGATAATTTAAAGACACTTTGCTTTCTAGAATTTACTGAATAAAAAAAGGAAGCTAAATAGCTTCCTTTTTTATTTGTATTGTTCTTATGCCTGTACTTACTGACGTCTAGCTTTTCTCTCTTCCTTAATCTCCTTCATT
This genomic interval carries:
- the arsC gene encoding arsenate reductase (glutaredoxin) (This arsenate reductase requires both glutathione and glutaredoxin to convert arsenate to arsenite, after which the efflux transporter formed by ArsA and ArsB can extrude the arsenite from the cell, providing resistance.), whose product is MIKIYHNNRCSKSRMGLGLLEESGKDFEIIKYLENIPSKKELTEIIELLGISPIELVRKNEAVWKQHYKGKDLSDDEIITAMIENPKLIERPIVINEGKAVIGRPTEKILEII
- a CDS encoding HAD family hydrolase, which translates into the protein MSKIDSFIFDLGGVLIDWNPEYVFLKEFNGDRKKMQWFLDNICTMAWNENQDAGYPIAKATEDLVLKFPEYETLIRMYYGRWVEMLGGPISGTVNVLKKLVSSKKFKVVALTNWSTETFPIAREKFEFLKWFKGIVVSGEEKTRKPFEDIFNITLSRYNITAENAIFIDDNLRNVEAANQLGLNGIQFINPDKLIDDLKQYNITIND